In a single window of the Notamacropus eugenii isolate mMacEug1 chromosome 4, mMacEug1.pri_v2, whole genome shotgun sequence genome:
- the NHLRC1 gene encoding E3 ubiquitin-protein ligase NHLRC1, translating into MSAEASDTEPALRALVREAEVSLLECKVCFEKFGHHKARRPRNLTCGHVICLGCVTALVQPRSRTLECPFCRKACKSSETSDCLPLLQFLELLGPALRAPPSGGAGATRAPGDPAAKGVPGALSFSHSFGGWGTLINPTAMALCPRSGRVVLVHDGRKRVKVFDPDGVCAHQFGEKGEAAQDVRYPLGVTVTPDGHVVVTDAGDRSVKAFDFSGRNKLVVGGRFSLPWGVQTTPQKEIVVSDAGAGSLHLLVLDFQKGELRRADRLLAHLCSPRALAVSPVSGAIAVTEHLLARGACPASTRVKVFSPGLQLLGQVDTFGLSLFIPSKLDATAVTFDHQGNVLVADAASQAIVCLGKPGEFPVLKPIITQGLSYPVALTYAEDNSLLVLDSGVHAVKVYKADGSL; encoded by the coding sequence ATGTCCGCAGAGGCTTCCGACACAGAGCCGGCTCTGAGGGCGCTGGTGAGGGAAGCTGAGGTCAGCCTGCTCGAGTGCAAAGTGTGCTTTGAAAAATTCGGCCACCACAAGGCCCGGAGGCCCAGGAATTTGACCTGCGGCCACGTGATCTGCCTGGGCTGTGTGACCGCCCTGGTGCAGCCCCGGAGCCGCACCCTCGAGTGCCCCTTCTGCAGGAAAGCGTGCAAGAGCTCGGAGACCAGTGACTGCTTACCGCTGCTGCAGTTTCTCGAGCTCCTGGGCCCCGCGCTCCGCGCACCCCCATCCGGAGGGGCGGGGGCGACCAGGGCACCGGGGGACCCGGCGGCCAAGGGGGTCCCCGGGGCTCTGAGCTTCAGCCACTCCTTTGGGGGCTGGGGGACCCTGATCAACCCCACCGCGATGGCTTTGTGCCCGAGATCCGGTAGGGTGGTCCTAGTGCACGACGGCAGGAAGCGAGTGAAGGTATTTGACCCAGACGGAGTATGTGCCCACCAGtttggagaaaagggagaggccGCCCAGGATGTCCGGTACCCGCTGGGCGTTACCGTTACCCCTGACGGCCACGTGGTCGTCACCGATGCTGGGGACCGCTCGGTGAAAGCGTTTGATTTTTCGGGGCGGAATAAGCTGGTCGTTGGAGGCCGTTTCTCGTTGCCCTGGGGTGTGCAGACCACCCCGCAGAAGGAAATAGTGGTGTCCGATGCGGGGGCAGGCTCGCTCCACCTCTTGGTGCTTGACTTTCAGAAAGGGGAGCTCCGCAGGGCCGACCGGCTCCTGGCCCATCTCTGCAGCCCCCGAGCCCTAGCTGTGTCTCCAGTCAGTGGGGCCATCGCGGTGACGGAGCACCTGCTAGCCCGGGGGGCCTGCCCCGCCAGCACCAGAGTGAAAGTGTTCAGCCCTGGCCTGCAGCTCCTGGGCCAGGTGGACACTTTCGGCCTAAGCCTCTTCATCCCCTCCAAGCTAGATGCCACTGCAGTCACCTTTGACCACCAGGGGAATGTCCTTGTGGCTGATGCAGCTAGCCAAGCTATAGTGTGTTTAGGGAAACCTGGGGAGTTTCCAGTCTTGAAGCCCATCATAACCCAAGGGCTTTCTTACCCTGTGGCACTGACTTACGCAGAAGATAATTCCCTTCTTGTCCTAGACAGCGGTGTCCACGCTGTAAAAGTCTATAAAGCTGACGGCTCGCTCTAG